One region of bacterium genomic DNA includes:
- a CDS encoding acyl carrier protein, which translates to MAMVNRAVILDTMAKIIERREQKKLVLTDEIKLANIGFRSLDFSELAIRVEQAAGCMLNFDAAPLRSITTVKDVVEFFTAIQNASSSK; encoded by the coding sequence ATGGCAATGGTCAATCGAGCGGTAATTCTCGATACCATGGCGAAAATCATCGAACGCCGCGAACAAAAAAAACTTGTTCTCACCGACGAGATAAAACTGGCGAATATTGGATTCCGCTCCCTCGATTTCTCGGAATTGGCGATTCGGGTTGAGCAAGCCGCCGGTTGCATGTTGAACTTTGATGCAGCGCCGCTCCGAAGTATTACTACGGTCAAAGATGTCGTTGAATTCTTCACGGCGATTCAAAATGCCTCCTCGTCAAAATGA